From a region of the Methanobrevibacter ruminantium genome:
- a CDS encoding hydroxymethylglutaryl-CoA synthase, with translation MAGIVGYGANVPSYRIKVEEIAKVWGDNPDSISNGLIVNEKSVPSSDEDTATIAVSAARYALARAQIDPQDIGAVYVGSESHPYAVKPTATIVAEAIGATPDMTAADLEFACKAGTAGIQATMGLVDSGMIKYGLAIGADTSQGAPGDALEYTASAGGAAYIIGNKNTIADFGTTYSFTTDTPDFYRREGQPYPSHGGRFTGDPAYFKHVLCAAKGLLEKTDSKVEDYDYAIFHQPNGKFYLRAAKKLGFTPEQYKDGLLTPNVGNTYSGAVPLALSNVLDKAEPGDKIFIVSYGSGAGSDGFTLTVNDRIEEVKNLAPTTEEILSKKIYVDYAVYAKFKGKLRMA, from the coding sequence ATGGCAGGAATTGTTGGATATGGGGCAAATGTGCCTTCATATAGAATTAAAGTAGAAGAAATCGCAAAGGTATGGGGAGATAACCCTGATTCAATCTCAAACGGTTTAATCGTTAATGAAAAATCAGTGCCTTCATCTGATGAAGATACTGCAACCATTGCAGTTAGCGCTGCAAGATATGCATTAGCTAGAGCACAAATCGATCCTCAAGATATTGGAGCAGTTTATGTTGGTTCAGAATCTCATCCTTATGCAGTAAAACCAACCGCTACAATCGTTGCAGAAGCAATTGGAGCTACTCCTGATATGACTGCAGCAGATTTGGAATTTGCTTGTAAGGCAGGAACTGCTGGAATTCAAGCCACTATGGGTTTAGTGGACTCTGGCATGATAAAATATGGTTTAGCTATTGGTGCTGATACCTCTCAAGGAGCTCCTGGAGATGCTTTAGAATACACTGCATCTGCTGGTGGTGCAGCTTATATCATTGGTAATAAGAATACCATTGCTGACTTTGGAACTACTTACAGCTTTACTACTGACACTCCTGACTTTTACAGAAGGGAAGGTCAACCTTATCCAAGTCACGGAGGAAGATTCACTGGTGATCCAGCTTATTTCAAACATGTATTATGTGCAGCAAAAGGATTACTTGAGAAAACTGATTCAAAGGTAGAGGATTATGATTATGCTATTTTCCATCAACCTAACGGTAAATTTTACTTAAGAGCAGCTAAAAAATTAGGATTCACTCCGGAACAATATAAAGACGGTCTCTTAACTCCTAATGTAGGAAACACCTACTCTGGTGCTGTTCCTTTAGCACTTTCCAATGTTTTGGATAAGGCAGAACCTGGAGATAAAATATTTATTGTATCCTATGGTTCAGGTGCAGGTAGTGATGGATTTACCTTAACTGTAAATGACAGAATTGAAGAAGTTAAAAATTTAGCTCCTACAACTGAAGAAATCCTCTCTAAAAAGATTTATGTTGACTATGCAGTTTATGCTAAATTTAAAGGAAAACTTAGAATGGCATAG